The proteins below come from a single Miscanthus floridulus cultivar M001 chromosome 1, ASM1932011v1, whole genome shotgun sequence genomic window:
- the LOC136488316 gene encoding expansin-A31-like: MSTTEMAKSLMLFCTALAACLALAAADWSQGTATFYGGPDGSDTMGGACGYENLYNAGYGVNNAALSPVLFNDGASCGQCYVIICDASRPGGQYCKPGTWITVTATNLCPSNYALPKGGWCGPGLPHFDMSQPAWENIGVYSGGIIPVQYQQVKCWRNGGVRFSMAGNYYFLLVNIQNLAGSGSVAAAWIKGDNTGWIQMSRNWGANWQALAGLVGQGLSFAVTSTGGQYIQFLNVVPGWWQFGMTFNTNQNFNY, encoded by the exons ATGTCCACAACAGAAATGGCCAAGTCCCTGATGCTGTTCTGCACAGCGCTCGCGGCGTGCCTCGCGCTTGCCGCCGCCGACTGGTCTCAGGGCACCGCCACGTTCTATGGTGGACCCGATGGCTCCGACACGATGG GAGGCGCATGCGGCTACGAGAACCTATACAACGCCGGGTACGGCGTCAACAACGCAGCGCTGAGCCCGGTGCTGTTCAACGACGGCGCGTCGTGCGGGCAGTGCTACGTCATCATCTGCGACGCATCACGCCCGGGCGGCCAGTACTGCAAGCCTGGCACATGGATCACCGTGACGGCCACCAACCTGTGCCCATCCAACTACGCGCTGCCCAAAGGCGGGTGGTGCGGCCCGGGGCTGCCCCACTTCGACATGTCGCAGCCGGCGTGGGAGAACATCGGCGTCTACAGCGGCGGCATCATCCCGGTGCAGTACCAGCAGGTCAAGTGCTGGCGCAACGGCGGCGTGCGCTTCAGCATGGCCGGCAACTACTACTTCCTGCTCGTGAATATCCAGAACCTCGCTGGCAGCGGGTCCGTGGCCGCCGCCTGGATCAAGGGCGATAACACGGGGTGGATCCAGATGTCCAGGAACTGGGGCGCCAACTGGCAGGCGCTCGCCGGGCTCGTCGGCCAGGGGCTTAGCTTCGCCGTGACCAGCACAGGTGGGCAGTACATCCAGTTCCTCAACGTAGTGCCAGGATGGTGGCAGTTCGGCATGACCTTCAACACAAACCAGAATTTTAACTACTAA